One stretch of Chroococcidiopsis sp. CCMEE 29 DNA includes these proteins:
- a CDS encoding serine hydrolase, protein MKQSLKYIFFSLGLISLGVASYFGYTLWRVLSIGTAFQAKQFCSGVFVSQRTPESIFNQDVLAEIEGLSTLEQSIVKSIQVNIDRPQQSVTASIFGWAKHQAIFRSGLGCTLVIATSEAQLRSPVKSMRLAPQKLDERWLLGQTDRETPEINQKQLKVALNWVFHLQQHTRAVVIVYKGQIVAERYAPGFSAQMPLPGWSMTKSVINALVGILVKEGKLSLTDKNLMPQWNNWGDRRSQITLDSMLRMSSGLKFNETEGNPLGDLIQMLFGRANVAVYAANQPLEAAPDTKWQYSSGTTNIVSRVIRNAISSDADYLAFPRRALFDRLGMSSAVIEPDASGTFVGSSFMYATARDWARFGLLYLQDGVWEGRRILPEGWVKYSRTPTELAPKKNYGAHFWLMNVATPSGQSQILTAQGFQDQYIAIIPSHQLVIVHLGKNENATRQQFIPQILAAFAN, encoded by the coding sequence ATGAAACAAAGCCTCAAGTATATATTTTTCAGTTTGGGGTTAATTAGCCTAGGTGTTGCAAGCTATTTCGGCTATACCTTGTGGCGAGTCTTGAGTATTGGCACGGCTTTTCAAGCTAAACAATTTTGTTCGGGTGTGTTTGTCTCTCAACGCACTCCAGAATCTATTTTCAATCAAGATGTTTTAGCTGAGATCGAAGGTTTATCAACACTGGAACAGTCAATTGTCAAGTCAATTCAAGTTAATATTGATCGCCCACAACAATCTGTAACAGCAAGTATTTTCGGCTGGGCAAAACATCAAGCCATCTTTCGTTCTGGGCTTGGTTGTACTCTAGTCATCGCTACCTCTGAAGCCCAGTTGCGCTCGCCAGTTAAGTCAATGCGTCTCGCTCCCCAAAAACTAGACGAACGGTGGCTGCTAGGGCAAACAGACCGAGAAACACCTGAAATTAACCAAAAACAACTCAAAGTAGCTCTAAACTGGGTTTTCCATCTCCAGCAGCACACTAGGGCTGTAGTTATCGTTTATAAAGGTCAGATTGTCGCCGAACGCTACGCACCAGGCTTTTCCGCTCAGATGCCTTTACCCGGATGGTCGATGACCAAGAGCGTAATTAATGCACTTGTGGGGATTCTTGTCAAGGAGGGTAAACTATCGCTGACAGATAAAAACCTGATGCCACAGTGGAACAATTGGGGCGATCGCCGCAGCCAAATTACTCTAGATTCGATGCTTCGCATGAGTAGCGGGCTGAAGTTTAACGAAACAGAAGGAAATCCCCTAGGAGATTTGATTCAAATGCTATTCGGTCGGGCAAATGTGGCTGTATATGCGGCAAATCAGCCCTTAGAAGCCGCTCCAGATACTAAGTGGCAATACTCCAGTGGGACAACTAACATTGTCTCCCGTGTTATCCGCAACGCGATCAGTAGCGATGCCGATTATCTAGCGTTTCCCCGTCGCGCCTTGTTTGATCGCCTAGGGATGTCTAGTGCTGTTATCGAACCAGATGCATCGGGAACCTTTGTTGGCTCGTCTTTCATGTATGCTACAGCAAGGGATTGGGCGCGATTTGGTCTACTTTATTTACAAGATGGCGTATGGGAAGGACGACGCATCTTACCAGAAGGCTGGGTAAAGTACAGTCGCACGCCAACTGAGCTAGCACCTAAGAAAAATTATGGCGCTCATTTTTGGTTGATGAACGTTGCTACACCATCTGGACAAAGCCAAATTCTCACCGCTCAAGGATTCCAGGATCAATACATTGCTATTATTCCTTCACACCAACTCGTTATCGTTCATCTGGGGAAAAATGAAAACGCGACGCGCCAACAATTTATTCCTCAAATCTTAGCGGCTTTTGCTAATTAA
- a CDS encoding IS701 family transposase yields the protein MQEEFNLFPNGQALEALCAWSDNLKSFQQRIGKYFARSEAKGAAFDYIQALLCPVEPKNGWQMAEQVGYANPYRLQHLLGRAIWDEEQVCAEVRDYVVEHLDDGTGILAVDETSFLKRGEESVGVGRQYCGLTGQIENCQVGVFLAYISSKGQSLLDRRLYLPKSWTTLSKRRKKAHIPSKVRFATKTGLAKGMLQSAINAGIQPTWFVADEVYSRDAS from the coding sequence ATGCAGGAAGAGTTCAACCTATTTCCTAACGGGCAAGCTTTGGAAGCTCTATGTGCATGGAGCGATAATCTCAAGTCATTCCAGCAACGAATCGGTAAATACTTTGCCCGCTCTGAAGCAAAAGGAGCAGCCTTTGATTATATTCAAGCCTTGCTATGTCCGGTAGAACCCAAAAATGGTTGGCAGATGGCAGAGCAGGTAGGGTACGCCAATCCCTATCGCTTGCAACACTTGTTGGGGAGAGCGATATGGGATGAGGAGCAAGTGTGTGCTGAGGTGAGAGATTATGTAGTCGAGCATCTGGATGATGGAACAGGTATTTTAGCCGTAGACGAGACCAGCTTTCTCAAGAGGGGAGAAGAATCAGTTGGGGTAGGAAGACAATACTGCGGTCTGACGGGACAGATAGAAAACTGTCAAGTTGGAGTGTTTCTGGCTTACATCAGCTCAAAGGGACAGAGCTTGCTTGATCGTCGTCTCTACTTGCCGAAGTCTTGGACCACACTTAGCAAACGGCGTAAGAAGGCTCACATTCCTAGCAAGGTAAGGTTCGCTACGAAAACTGGATTGGCTAAAGGGATGTTGCAGTCGGCAATCAATGCTGGGATACAACCGACATGGTTTGTGGCTGATGAAGTCTATAGTCGGGACGCCTCTTAG
- a CDS encoding IS1-like element transposase yields the protein MAVWLPVQCPHCHSEEVIKNGKSAEGKQRYRCQNENCPYRTFILNQTYPGRSRQVKQQIVEMTLNGSGVRDIARVLRVSPTTVIQELKKTQTSRTSKSETVTATEARAD from the coding sequence ATGGCTGTTTGGCTCCCAGTGCAGTGTCCACATTGTCACAGCGAAGAGGTAATTAAGAATGGAAAATCAGCTGAGGGGAAGCAACGCTATCGCTGCCAGAATGAGAATTGCCCCTATCGCACTTTCATCTTGAATCAAACCTATCCGGGACGAAGCAGACAAGTCAAACAGCAAATAGTGGAGATGACACTTAACGGCAGTGGTGTTCGAGATATAGCAAGGGTGTTACGTGTTAGCCCTACTACTGTGATTCAGGAATTAAAAAAAACTCAAACATCTCGAACCAGTAAATCGGAAACTGTTACAGCAACTGAGGCCCGAGCAGATTGA
- a CDS encoding IS1 family transposase, giving the protein MWSYVSSKKNPRWLWHAIDRRTGQVLESVCK; this is encoded by the coding sequence ATGTGGAGCTATGTCAGTAGCAAGAAGAACCCACGTTGGCTTTGGCACGCAATTGATCGTAGAACTGGTCAAGTTTTAGAAAGTGTTTGTAAATAA
- a CDS encoding site-specific integrase, with the protein MEGGQRDTLLVYHYILGTTRRGKGNKERTVYLPPLLLSLVEDWIEIRGKTRGALLCHVRKGRQVIVRTLTPQSVWFVLKNRALDAGVDDFSPHDFRRTFISELLDAGVDIVTVQQLAGHADPATTSRYDRRKEETKRRAVQVLDLLCL; encoded by the coding sequence ATGGAAGGAGGACAGCGAGACACTCTACTTGTCTATCATTACATCTTGGGCACTACCCGTCGCGGCAAGGGAAATAAGGAGCGGACTGTGTATCTTCCACCCCTATTACTTTCTCTAGTCGAGGATTGGATAGAAATTAGGGGTAAAACTAGGGGAGCGTTATTATGCCATGTCAGGAAAGGCAGGCAGGTAATCGTGCGAACGCTTACTCCCCAATCAGTCTGGTTTGTGTTGAAGAACAGGGCGCTTGATGCTGGTGTAGATGACTTTTCGCCCCACGACTTCCGCCGCACCTTCATTTCAGAGTTGCTGGATGCTGGCGTGGACATAGTTACAGTTCAGCAGCTAGCCGGACACGCCGACCCAGCGACTACGAGCAGGTATGACAGGCGCAAAGAAGAAACCAAGCGCCGTGCCGTGCAGGTGTTGGATCTGCTGTGTCTGTGA